One bacterium genomic window, ACAGTCCGCCTGACCTCGTCCGCTGTTCCGGCGCGGAAAACCTCCTGACGGAACCGCGCGCCGTCATGAACCCCCCGCGAGTACCACCCGAAAAATTTCCGCATGTTGAGAACGGCGAACCGCTCGCTCACTTCTTCCGAGAGCACATCGAGCTGACGGAGCGCCACGGTGAGCCGTTCCGCGATATCCGGAATACCGGCTGCTTCACCGCCACCAAGCACCGCGGCGACATCGCGGAAAATCCATGGATTCCCGAGCGCAGCCCTTCCGATCATGACCGAATCGGCGCCCGTTTCCCCGAGCATGCGCAGGGCATCGGCCGGTGTCCTGATATCCCCGGAACCGATCACGGGGACGGAGACCTTTTCCTTCACGGCCCTGATGACTCCCCAGTCAGCATCGCCGCCAAATCCCTGGCTTCGGGTCCTCGGATGCACGATAATTCCCTGTGCTCCGGCGTCCTCGCAGACCTGCGCAACTTCCACCGCGTTGATGCTTCCGTTATCCCAGCCCGACCGTATCTTCACCGTTACGGGGACACGCGAAACCGCGGTTACCGCCCCGACGACGGCGCGGAGAAGATCGGGATTCCGCATCAGAGCGGAGCCTGCGCCCCGGGCGATCACTTTTTTCACCGGACATCCGGCGTTTATATCGATAAAATCAGGCCCGAGCTCCTGAGCCCGTCGAACCGCCTCGGCCATATATGACGGATCGGCGCCGAAAAACTGGAATCCGACGGGACGTTCGGATTCATGGAATCTGAGAAACCGCGCGGTCTTGTCCCCCGGCTTGCTGCGAACGTATCCATCGGAGGATATCATCTCGGTCATGACCGGCCGTGCACCGTATTTGGCGCAGATGCGCCGGTACACGGAGTCGGTTACACCGGCGAGCGGGGCGAGCGCGGCATGGGTCCGGGTGAATATGTCATGTATCGATTTCATGAATAAGCCTTATATCGTTTTAACCC contains:
- the dusB gene encoding tRNA dihydrouridine synthase DusB; the encoded protein is MKSIHDIFTRTHAALAPLAGVTDSVYRRICAKYGARPVMTEMISSDGYVRSKPGDKTARFLRFHESERPVGFQFFGADPSYMAEAVRRAQELGPDFIDINAGCPVKKVIARGAGSALMRNPDLLRAVVGAVTAVSRVPVTVKIRSGWDNGSINAVEVAQVCEDAGAQGIIVHPRTRSQGFGGDADWGVIRAVKEKVSVPVIGSGDIRTPADALRMLGETGADSVMIGRAALGNPWIFRDVAAVLGGGEAAGIPDIAERLTVALRQLDVLSEEVSERFAVLNMRKFFGWYSRGVHDGARFRQEVFRAGTADEVRRTVAAFLESLEKMVTIDHTHTEVVES